The Streptomyces camelliae genome window below encodes:
- the hisD gene encoding histidinol dehydrogenase, with translation MISRIDLRGDALPEGPALRDLLPRADFDVQAALEKVRPICEAVHHRGDAALIDFAEKFDGVRLESVRVPAQALTDALKALDPAVRAALEESIRRARLVHREQRRSTHTTQVVPGGSVTEKWVPVERVGLYAPGGRSVYPSSVIMNAVPAQEAGVESIALASPPQADFGGLPHPTILAACALLGVDEVYAAGGATAVAMFAYGTESCAPANMVTGPGNIWVAAAKRFFTGKIGIDAEAGPTEIAILADDTADPVHVAADLISQAEHDPLAAAVLVTDSPELADAVEKELEPQVAATKHIEDRVVPALKGRQSAIVLVDGLEEGLRVVDAYGAEHLEIQTADAVAVADRVRNAGAIFIGPWAPVSLGDYAAGSNHVLPTGGCACHSSGLSVQSFLRGIHIVDYTKDALADVAHHVVTLAEAEDLPAHGAAIKARFAGGEQIGRSGWKVPTSK, from the coding sequence GTGATCTCCCGAATCGATCTGCGCGGCGACGCCCTTCCCGAGGGCCCCGCCCTGCGCGACCTGCTGCCCCGAGCCGACTTCGACGTTCAGGCCGCCCTGGAGAAGGTGCGTCCGATCTGCGAGGCCGTGCATCATCGTGGCGACGCGGCGCTGATCGACTTCGCCGAGAAGTTCGACGGAGTACGGCTGGAATCCGTCCGCGTGCCGGCTCAGGCCCTCACCGACGCCCTCAAGGCTCTCGACCCCGCCGTGCGTGCCGCGCTGGAGGAGTCCATCCGCCGCGCCCGCCTGGTCCACCGCGAGCAGCGCCGCAGCACGCACACCACCCAGGTGGTGCCCGGCGGCTCGGTGACCGAGAAGTGGGTGCCGGTCGAGCGTGTCGGGCTGTACGCGCCCGGCGGCCGCTCGGTGTACCCGTCCTCCGTGATCATGAACGCCGTACCGGCCCAGGAGGCCGGCGTCGAGTCCATCGCGCTCGCCTCCCCGCCGCAGGCGGACTTCGGCGGTCTGCCGCACCCGACGATCCTGGCCGCGTGCGCCCTGCTCGGGGTGGACGAGGTCTACGCCGCGGGCGGCGCCACCGCCGTCGCGATGTTCGCGTACGGCACCGAGTCCTGCGCCCCCGCCAACATGGTCACCGGCCCCGGCAACATCTGGGTGGCGGCCGCCAAGCGCTTCTTCACCGGCAAGATCGGCATCGACGCCGAGGCCGGCCCGACCGAGATCGCGATCCTCGCCGACGACACCGCCGACCCGGTGCATGTGGCCGCGGACCTGATCAGCCAGGCCGAGCACGACCCGCTGGCCGCCGCCGTCCTCGTCACCGACTCCCCGGAGCTGGCGGACGCGGTGGAGAAGGAGCTGGAGCCGCAGGTGGCGGCCACCAAGCACATCGAGGACCGGGTCGTGCCCGCCCTCAAGGGCCGGCAGTCCGCGATCGTCCTCGTGGACGGCCTGGAGGAGGGCCTGCGGGTGGTCGACGCGTACGGCGCCGAGCACCTGGAGATCCAGACCGCCGACGCCGTGGCGGTCGCCGACCGGGTCAGGAACGCGGGCGCGATCTTCATCGGCCCCTGGGCCCCCGTCTCGCTCGGCGACTACGCGGCCGGGTCCAACCACGTCCTGCCCACCGGCGGCTGCGCCTGCCACTCCTCGGGCCTGTCCGTCCAGTCCTTCCTGCGCGGCATCCACATCGTGGACTACACGAAGGACGCGCTCGCCGACGTCGCCCACCACGTGGTGACGCTGGCGGAGGCGGAGGACCTGCCGGCGCACGGCGCGGCGATCAAGGCACGTTTTGCCGGAGGCGAACAAATCGGACGCAGCGGGTGGAAGGTTCCGACGAGCAAGTGA
- a CDS encoding histidinol-phosphate transaminase, translated as MTRIDDLPVRDELRGKSPYGAPQLDVPVRLNTNENPYPLPEPLVERIAERVREAARDLNRYPDRDAVQLRTELAAYLTKTGKHPLGIENVWAANGSNEVIQQLLQTFGGPGRTAIGFEPSYSMHALIARGTGTGWISGPRNEDFTIDLAAAVEAIAEHKPDVVFITTPNNPTGNAVPPETVLALYEAAQAAKPSMVIVDEAYIEFSHGDSLLPLLEGRPHLVISRTMSKAFGAAGLRLGYLAADPAVVDAVQLVRLPYHLSAITQATALAALEHTDTLLGYVEQLKAERDRLVAELRAIGYDVTESDANFVQFGRFENAHEAWRKILDRGVLVRDNGVPGWLRVSAGTPEENDAFLDAVREVKKELEA; from the coding sequence GTGACACGCATCGACGATCTCCCCGTACGGGACGAGCTGCGCGGCAAGTCCCCTTACGGCGCGCCCCAGTTGGACGTCCCCGTACGGCTGAACACCAACGAGAACCCCTACCCGCTGCCCGAACCGCTGGTCGAGCGGATCGCGGAGCGGGTCCGGGAGGCCGCCCGCGACCTGAACCGCTACCCCGACCGGGACGCGGTCCAGCTGCGCACCGAGCTGGCCGCCTACCTGACGAAGACGGGCAAGCACCCCCTCGGCATCGAGAACGTCTGGGCCGCCAACGGCTCCAACGAGGTCATCCAGCAGCTGCTGCAGACCTTCGGCGGACCGGGTCGTACGGCGATCGGCTTCGAGCCGTCGTACTCGATGCACGCGCTCATCGCGCGCGGGACGGGCACCGGCTGGATCTCGGGTCCGCGGAACGAGGACTTCACGATCGACCTCGCGGCGGCCGTCGAGGCCATTGCCGAGCACAAACCCGACGTCGTCTTCATCACCACCCCCAACAACCCCACCGGCAACGCGGTCCCGCCGGAGACGGTCCTCGCGCTGTACGAGGCGGCCCAGGCGGCCAAGCCGTCGATGGTGATCGTGGACGAGGCGTACATCGAGTTCAGCCACGGCGACTCGCTGCTGCCGCTGCTTGAGGGCCGGCCGCACCTCGTCATCTCCCGCACGATGTCGAAGGCGTTCGGCGCGGCGGGCCTGCGCCTCGGCTACCTCGCCGCCGACCCGGCGGTCGTGGACGCCGTCCAGCTCGTCCGGCTGCCGTACCACCTGTCGGCGATCACCCAGGCGACCGCCCTGGCCGCCCTGGAGCACACCGACACCCTGCTCGGTTACGTCGAGCAACTGAAGGCGGAGCGGGACCGGCTCGTCGCCGAACTGCGCGCGATCGGCTACGACGTCACCGAGTCCGACGCCAACTTCGTGCAGTTCGGCCGGTTCGAGAACGCCCACGAGGCCTGGCGGAAGATCCTCGACCGGGGCGTCCTGGTCCGGGACAACGGCGTACCGGGATGGCTGCGGGTGTCCGCCGGCACCCCGGAGGAGAACGACGCGTTCCTCGACGCGGTACGTGAAGTCAAGAAGGAGCTTGAGGCATGA
- the hisB gene encoding imidazoleglycerol-phosphate dehydratase HisB → MSRVGRVERTTKETSVLVEIDLDGTGRTDIATGVGFYDHMLDQLGRHGLFDLTVKTDGDLHIDSHHTIEDTALALGAAFKQALGDKVGIYRFGNCTVPLDESLAQVTVDLSGRPYLVHTEPENMAPMIGEYDTTMTRHILESFVAQAQIALHVHVPYGRNAHHIVECQFKALARALRYASERDPRAAGILPSTKGAL, encoded by the coding sequence ATGAGCCGCGTTGGACGCGTGGAGCGCACCACCAAGGAGACCTCGGTCCTGGTCGAGATCGATCTCGACGGCACCGGACGCACCGACATCGCCACCGGCGTCGGCTTCTACGACCACATGCTCGACCAGCTCGGCCGGCACGGTCTGTTCGACCTGACCGTGAAGACCGACGGCGATCTGCACATCGACTCCCACCACACCATCGAGGACACCGCCCTCGCGCTCGGCGCCGCCTTCAAGCAGGCGCTCGGCGACAAGGTGGGGATCTACCGCTTCGGCAACTGCACGGTCCCGCTGGACGAGTCCCTCGCCCAGGTGACCGTCGACCTGTCCGGCCGCCCGTACCTCGTGCACACCGAGCCCGAGAACATGGCGCCGATGATCGGCGAGTACGACACCACGATGACCCGGCACATCCTGGAGTCCTTCGTCGCCCAGGCGCAGATCGCGCTGCACGTGCACGTGCCGTACGGGCGCAACGCGCACCACATCGTGGAGTGCCAGTTCAAGGCCCTCGCCCGGGCGCTGCGCTACGCCTCCGAGCGCGACCCGCGCGCGGCCGGCATCCTCCCCTCCACGAAGGGCGCGCTGTAA
- the hisH gene encoding imidazole glycerol phosphate synthase subunit HisH, whose product MSALKRVVVFDYGFGNVRSAERALARVGADVEITRDFDKAMNADGLLVPGVGAFAACMQGLRAARGDWVIDRRLSGGRPVMGICVGMQILFARGIEHGVEAEGLDEWPGTVEPLQAEIVPHMGWNTVDAPAGSELFAGLDADARFYFVHSYAVHDWQLETNNPLIEAPRITWSTHGKPFVAAVENGALWATQFHPEKSGDAGAQLLTNWIGTL is encoded by the coding sequence TTGAGCGCTCTCAAGCGAGTGGTCGTCTTCGACTACGGCTTCGGCAACGTCCGCTCCGCCGAACGCGCCCTCGCGCGCGTGGGCGCCGATGTCGAGATCACGCGTGACTTCGACAAGGCCATGAACGCCGACGGGCTCCTCGTGCCCGGTGTCGGTGCCTTCGCCGCCTGCATGCAGGGCCTGCGGGCCGCCCGCGGTGACTGGGTGATCGACCGGCGCCTGTCCGGCGGGCGCCCGGTGATGGGCATCTGCGTCGGCATGCAGATCCTCTTCGCGCGCGGCATCGAGCACGGCGTGGAGGCCGAGGGCCTGGACGAGTGGCCCGGCACGGTCGAGCCGCTGCAGGCCGAGATCGTGCCCCACATGGGCTGGAACACCGTCGACGCCCCCGCCGGCTCGGAGCTGTTCGCCGGCCTCGACGCCGACGCCCGCTTCTACTTCGTGCACTCCTACGCCGTCCACGACTGGCAGCTGGAGACGAACAACCCGCTGATCGAGGCCCCCAGGATCACCTGGTCGACACACGGCAAGCCGTTCGTGGCCGCGGTGGAGAACGGCGCCCTGTGGGCCACCCAGTTCCACCCCGAGAAGTCCGGCGACGCCGGCGCCCAGCTCCTCACCAACTGGATCGGAACCCTGTAG
- the priA gene encoding bifunctional 1-(5-phosphoribosyl)-5-((5-phosphoribosylamino)methylideneamino)imidazole-4-carboxamide isomerase/phosphoribosylanthranilate isomerase PriA — translation MAKLELLPAVDVRDGQAVRLVHGESGTETSYGSPLEAALAWQRSGAEWLHLVDLDAAFGTGDNRELIAEVAKAMDIKVELSGGIRDDASLAAALATGCTRVNLGTAALETPEWVAKVIAEHGDKIAVGLDVRGTTLRGRGWTRDGGDLYETLDRLNREGCARYVVTDIAKDGTLQGPNLELLRNVCAATDRPVVASGGVSSLDDLRAIAELVPLGVEGSIVGKALYAKAFTLEEALEAVSS, via the coding sequence ATGGCCAAGCTCGAACTGCTCCCCGCCGTCGACGTCCGGGACGGCCAGGCCGTCCGCCTCGTGCACGGCGAGTCCGGCACGGAGACCTCGTACGGCTCCCCGCTGGAGGCCGCCCTCGCCTGGCAGCGTTCCGGCGCCGAGTGGCTGCACCTGGTCGACCTGGACGCCGCGTTCGGCACCGGCGACAACCGGGAGCTGATCGCCGAGGTCGCGAAGGCGATGGACATCAAGGTCGAGCTGTCCGGCGGCATCCGCGACGACGCCTCGCTGGCCGCCGCCCTCGCCACCGGCTGCACCCGGGTGAACCTCGGCACGGCCGCCCTGGAGACCCCCGAGTGGGTCGCCAAGGTCATCGCCGAGCACGGCGACAAGATCGCGGTCGGCCTGGACGTGCGCGGCACGACCCTGCGCGGCCGCGGCTGGACCCGCGACGGCGGCGACCTCTACGAGACGCTGGACCGCCTCAACCGCGAGGGCTGCGCCCGCTACGTGGTCACCGACATCGCCAAGGACGGCACGCTCCAGGGCCCGAACCTGGAGCTGCTGCGCAATGTGTGTGCCGCCACGGACCGCCCGGTCGTGGCCTCCGGCGGCGTGTCGTCGCTGGACGACCTGCGCGCCATCGCCGAGCTGGTACCCCTCGGTGTCGAGGGCTCCATCGTCGGGAAGGCCCTCTACGCGAAGGCGTTCACCCTGGAAGAGGCCTTGGAGGCTGTGTCGTCATGA
- a CDS encoding RidA family protein, which yields MTSDAVRRVQSGSPWEESFGFARAVAAGDRVSVGGTTSFKGTVLYGEGDPYEQTRVAFGNALDALKEFGLGVESVIRTRMYLSHVRDVDEAGRAHKELFDSVRPCTTLLVVEGFVDPRILVEVELEAFRGA from the coding sequence ATGACGTCCGATGCCGTACGGCGCGTGCAGAGCGGAAGTCCCTGGGAAGAGAGCTTCGGATTCGCGCGCGCCGTCGCGGCGGGGGACCGGGTGTCCGTCGGCGGCACCACGTCCTTCAAGGGCACGGTGCTGTACGGCGAGGGCGATCCGTACGAGCAGACCAGGGTCGCCTTCGGCAACGCCCTGGACGCGCTGAAGGAGTTCGGGCTCGGCGTCGAGTCCGTGATCCGCACCCGTATGTACCTGAGCCATGTGCGCGACGTCGACGAGGCCGGACGGGCCCACAAGGAGCTGTTCGACTCCGTGCGCCCGTGCACGACCCTTCTCGTGGTCGAGGGCTTCGTCGACCCGCGCATCCTGGTCGAAGTAGAGCTTGAAGCATTCAGAGGAGCCTGA